One Acidobacteriota bacterium DNA window includes the following coding sequences:
- a CDS encoding methylmalonyl-CoA mutase family protein, translated as MSATLDVTNRLQEAEAEWEERTLSPTLKKMPESREVFTTTSLAPVERLYTPNSIADLDYEKELGFPGEPPYTRGIHATGYRGKLWTMRQFAGFGSAFDTNKRFKYLLEHGQTGLSTAFDLPTLMGYDSDHPFSEGEVGKCGVAISSLADMEVLFDGIPLEQVTTSMTINAPASMILAMFLVVAEKQGADWKKVGGTLQNDILKEYIAQKEWIYPPRQAMRLVVDSVEFCAKEAPRFNPISISGYHIREAGSTALQELAFTLRDGIEYVEYCINHGLDVDEFAPRLSFFFNSHNDFFEEIAKYRAARRIWYKVMKERFGAKSPRSWMLRFHTQTAGVSLTAQQPLNNIVRVAIQALAGVLGGTQSLHTDSYDEALALPSDEAALIALRTQQIIAHESGAANVVDPLGGSYFIEKLTREMEEGAFEYFRKIDDFGGMIEAVDAGFPQREIQDSAYQYQLAVDAKDKIIVGVNEFVMENEPQEIPLLQIDESTARLQSERLAKLRAERDNQRVQESLKALADGAREGANTMYLLLDSVRAYATLGEMCDALRPVYGEYQEPAF; from the coding sequence ATGAGCGCAACACTTGATGTCACCAATCGTTTGCAGGAAGCCGAAGCAGAATGGGAAGAACGCACGCTCAGTCCCACACTGAAAAAAATGCCGGAAAGTCGCGAAGTCTTTACCACCACTTCGCTCGCGCCGGTCGAACGTCTCTACACCCCCAACAGCATCGCCGACCTCGATTATGAAAAAGAGTTGGGCTTTCCGGGCGAGCCGCCTTACACGCGCGGCATTCACGCGACCGGCTATCGCGGCAAACTCTGGACGATGCGTCAATTTGCCGGTTTCGGTTCAGCGTTCGATACCAACAAACGCTTCAAATACCTGCTCGAACATGGGCAGACCGGACTTTCAACAGCTTTCGATTTACCGACCTTGATGGGCTATGATTCAGACCATCCATTCAGCGAAGGTGAAGTCGGTAAATGCGGCGTGGCGATTTCATCACTTGCCGATATGGAAGTGTTATTCGATGGCATTCCTCTCGAACAGGTCACCACTTCAATGACCATCAATGCGCCTGCATCAATGATTCTTGCAATGTTTCTCGTGGTTGCGGAAAAACAGGGCGCAGATTGGAAGAAAGTCGGCGGCACATTGCAAAACGATATTCTCAAAGAATACATCGCGCAAAAGGAGTGGATTTATCCGCCGCGTCAGGCGATGCGACTCGTGGTTGACAGTGTCGAGTTTTGCGCCAAAGAGGCGCCGCGCTTTAATCCGATTTCAATTTCCGGTTATCACATTCGCGAAGCCGGTTCGACGGCGTTGCAAGAGTTGGCATTTACGCTGCGCGACGGCATTGAATATGTCGAGTATTGCATCAATCACGGCTTGGATGTTGATGAGTTTGCGCCCAGACTATCGTTTTTCTTCAACTCGCATAATGATTTCTTTGAAGAGATTGCCAAATATCGCGCCGCGCGGCGCATCTGGTACAAGGTGATGAAAGAGCGTTTCGGCGCCAAGAGTCCGCGCTCGTGGATGCTCAGGTTCCACACCCAAACCGCAGGCGTATCACTCACCGCGCAACAACCGTTAAATAATATTGTGCGCGTGGCGATTCAGGCGCTCGCGGGCGTGCTCGGCGGTACGCAATCTTTGCATACGGATTCCTATGATGAAGCCCTTGCGTTGCCCTCGGATGAAGCGGCGCTGATTGCGCTTCGCACCCAACAAATCATCGCCCATGAGTCGGGCGCAGCAAACGTGGTTGACCCATTGGGCGGCTCGTACTTCATTGAAAAACTCACACGCGAAATGGAAGAGGGGGCGTTTGAATACTTCCGCAAGATTGATGATTTCGGCGGCATGATTGAAGCGGTCGATGCAGGTTTTCCGCAACGCGAAATTCAGGATTCCGCCTATCAATATCAACTCGCAGTTGATGCCAAAGATAAAATCATTGTCGGGGTCAATGAATTCGTCATGGAAAACGAACCGCAGGAAATTCCCCTTCTGCAAATTGATGAATCAACCGCGAGACTGCAAAGCGAACGATTAGCAAAACTGCGAGCCGAACGTGACAACCAGCGTGTGCAAGAGTCTTTGAAAGCCTTAGCCGATGGGGCGCGCGAAGGCGCAAACACGATGTATCTGTTACTCGACTCAGTGCGCGCTTATGCCACGCTTGGTGAAATGTGCGATGCCTTGCGTCCGGTTTACGGCGAGTATCAGGAACCGGCGTTTTAA
- a CDS encoding site-specific integrase encodes MSVYKREWKDKQGRDRFCWYFHKTIDDVRHRIPIPTARTKAQAERAAIKIGADIHEGKYGKLQKSDNFKTFTEKVYLPYSQATKRSFRDDQLRSKALIRFFGKKRLKDISPFDVESYRIKRKNTPIVSRHKDETKRTTKPRTPAAINREVFLLSAILKLAVEKKLIIENPCSKVAAYPEQNRVRYLKPEEEQKLMKVLIGERAHLRDMVTLAIHTGTRRESELFKLTADKVDFVRDCLNITETKSGEDRQVPLNNTSRALLKRLVEEAKMKGWQYLFTNPKTQTRYTTIKTAWETACRLAKITDLRFHDLRHTFGTRATDAGVPLKDVAKVMGHKSTKTTEKYAHPTDAGMRRAVEAIEKKSAAVTLRSHDFRKEKAG; translated from the coding sequence ATGTCAGTTTACAAACGTGAGTGGAAGGATAAGCAGGGACGCGACCGTTTTTGTTGGTACTTCCACAAAACCATTGATGATGTTCGTCACCGAATCCCGATTCCAACGGCGCGCACCAAAGCCCAGGCTGAACGTGCAGCCATCAAAATCGGGGCAGATATTCATGAAGGCAAGTACGGCAAACTTCAAAAAAGCGACAACTTCAAAACCTTTACCGAGAAAGTCTATCTGCCATACTCACAAGCAACGAAGCGCTCATTTCGAGATGACCAGTTACGCAGTAAAGCGTTGATCAGATTTTTCGGTAAAAAGCGATTGAAGGATATTTCGCCTTTTGATGTTGAGTCGTACAGAATCAAACGCAAAAACACGCCAATTGTGAGCCGTCACAAAGACGAAACCAAGCGTACAACCAAACCGCGAACCCCTGCAGCGATTAACCGGGAAGTTTTTTTACTGTCGGCAATTCTCAAACTGGCAGTCGAAAAAAAACTCATCATAGAAAATCCCTGCTCAAAAGTCGCGGCTTACCCGGAACAAAATCGCGTCCGTTACCTCAAGCCTGAAGAAGAGCAAAAGCTGATGAAAGTTCTCATCGGTGAACGTGCTCACCTGCGGGATATGGTGACGCTTGCGATTCACACAGGCACACGCAGAGAATCCGAACTTTTCAAGCTTACAGCTGACAAGGTGGATTTCGTGCGCGATTGTCTGAACATCACAGAAACCAAGTCCGGCGAAGACCGTCAGGTTCCCTTGAATAACACTTCGCGGGCGCTGCTTAAACGACTGGTCGAAGAAGCAAAAATGAAGGGCTGGCAATATCTTTTTACCAACCCTAAAACGCAGACTCGTTACACGACCATTAAGACAGCCTGGGAAACTGCATGCCGACTCGCCAAAATCACAGACCTGCGGTTTCATGATTTGCGTCACACCTTCGGCACCCGAGCGACCGACGCAGGAGTTCCCCTCAAAGATGTCGCCAAAGTGATGGGGCATAAATCAACCAAGACCACAGAGAAATACGCTCACCCGACAGACGCAGGAATGCGCCGGGCAGTCGAAGCCATTGAGAAAAAATCAGCGGCGGTCACATTACGGTCACATGATTTTAGAAAGGAGAAAGCCGGATGA
- a CDS encoding helix-turn-helix domain-containing protein, with protein MTATALGQVERLLDRVTAKPPKPFYLKVTPQTDGSFTFEQIEFMTVEQAAELAHVNPRTLYLWIDNASVNGLKSYKAPGSRNILFDINEFVNWIKGVNELDIQEL; from the coding sequence ATGACAGCAACCGCACTCGGACAAGTTGAACGCCTTTTAGATCGCGTTACCGCGAAACCGCCGAAGCCTTTTTATCTCAAGGTCACGCCACAAACGGACGGCAGCTTTACCTTTGAGCAAATCGAATTTATGACCGTCGAGCAGGCAGCCGAACTGGCCCACGTCAACCCTCGAACCCTTTACCTCTGGATAGACAACGCCAGCGTAAACGGCTTGAAATCCTACAAAGCGCCCGGGAGCCGCAACATCCTTTTCGACATCAACGAGTTTGTGAACTGGATTAAAGGCGTGAATGAATTGGATATTCAGGAACTCTAA
- a CDS encoding ArdC-like ssDNA-binding domain-containing protein, with the protein MKRRPTEEQKARAAERRESFKQIVEFVARLSETERLEIVNRLGCVTTCEGHALSVFNTCLILNQNPTASLVGGFQQWRRLGRTVRKGEQGLMIWIPKGTNDEPTGDDVNREKPNFLMGYVFDVAQTEPATEQQAA; encoded by the coding sequence ATGAAAAGAAGACCAACAGAAGAACAGAAAGCCCGCGCTGCCGAACGGCGAGAAAGTTTCAAACAAATTGTTGAGTTTGTTGCGAGACTTTCGGAAACCGAGCGACTGGAAATCGTCAACCGGCTTGGGTGCGTTACCACCTGTGAAGGTCACGCCCTATCAGTTTTCAATACTTGCCTGATATTGAATCAGAACCCAACAGCCTCACTCGTAGGCGGGTTTCAGCAATGGCGAAGACTTGGGCGAACCGTCCGAAAAGGTGAGCAGGGGTTAATGATTTGGATTCCCAAAGGAACCAACGACGAGCCGACCGGCGACGATGTGAACCGAGAGAAACCAAATTTTTTAATGGGCTATGTTTTCGATGTAGCGCAGACCGAACCTGCCACCGAACAACAAGCAGCTTAA
- a CDS encoding SWIM zinc finger family protein, whose amino-acid sequence MFNDRISRAWEIIKINDAWYVKHLDKFIVNSQSDATKTYEVYGLYCECPDALHGNICKHILATTGKLVTLACISFREASTESQLYQLANDFAPKFADVPNALVSIARNEFKRQREIFRLAENAQRIASEVAA is encoded by the coding sequence ATGTTTAATGACCGAATTTCACGCGCTTGGGAAATTATCAAAATTAACGACGCCTGGTATGTGAAACACCTCGACAAATTCATTGTCAATTCACAATCAGACGCCACGAAAACTTACGAAGTCTATGGCTTGTATTGCGAATGCCCTGACGCCTTGCATGGCAACATTTGCAAACACATTTTAGCGACGACCGGCAAACTCGTAACGCTTGCCTGCATTTCATTCCGTGAGGCTTCCACCGAATCGCAGCTCTACCAGCTCGCCAACGACTTCGCCCCTAAATTTGCCGACGTGCCGAATGCGCTTGTCTCGATTGCGCGAAACGAATTCAAACGACAACGCGAAATTTTCAGACTTGCCGAAAATGCCCAACGCATCGCCTCGGAGGTGGCCGCCTGA
- a CDS encoding phospholipase D-like domain-containing protein: MSKAKISVRLQAYSLTSDALANLLIRLQERGVKVSVIVDANRINERGSDAMKLSGLLSVYSDSQHKSAHSKIIVIDEGTVITGSMNFTDSAKRNAENVLILKDRNLVKSYLENFKTHLEHSKRVGASGDRAIPSRMQKVRGEIHILDFAKALAPGEPDSNTVGLSLHSQSSIQLFD, encoded by the coding sequence GTGTCTAAAGCTAAAATCTCGGTGCGTCTTCAAGCCTACAGCTTAACGAGCGATGCGCTGGCGAATCTGCTCATTCGACTTCAGGAGCGCGGCGTCAAGGTTTCGGTTATTGTAGACGCAAATAGAATCAATGAACGCGGCAGTGATGCGATGAAACTCAGTGGTTTGCTTTCGGTTTATTCGGACTCTCAACATAAAAGCGCGCACTCGAAAATTATCGTCATTGATGAAGGCACAGTGATAACCGGCTCAATGAATTTCACTGATTCAGCAAAACGGAATGCGGAGAATGTTTTGATTTTGAAGGATAGAAATCTGGTGAAAAGTTATCTTGAGAATTTTAAAACTCATCTTGAACACTCGAAAAGGGTCGGCGCAAGTGGGGATAGAGCGATCCCTAGCAGAATGCAAAAGGTGAGAGGGGAAATTCACATTTTAGATTTTGCCAAAGCACTTGCGCCTGGCGAACCGGATAGTAACACAGTCGGTTTGTCATTGCACAGTCAATCAAGCATTCAACTCTTTGATTAA
- a CDS encoding tyrosine-type recombinase/integrase, with the protein MRGSDSLSIKELNALTEACGGNLGIRDKTLIELFAATGLRVSEIATLKVPQVVVASKALDFLHLEAEHTKRKRGGKLPLNERVKAMLEIYVVWLRTWYQGEWLFPGYDDKHITSRAIQKIIKRLKRDAGLTKKVTPHSLRKHFINRLLDDKTDIRVVRSLSRHANLESLHAYVEENEGEAVAAVERLGKR; encoded by the coding sequence ATGCGCGGTTCCGATTCGCTTTCAATCAAAGAACTCAATGCGCTAACCGAAGCCTGTGGCGGCAATCTCGGCATCAGGGATAAAACCTTGATTGAATTGTTTGCCGCTACGGGTCTTCGGGTTTCTGAAATCGCAACGCTTAAAGTGCCGCAAGTGGTCGTTGCATCGAAGGCGCTGGACTTCTTGCATCTGGAAGCCGAGCACACCAAACGAAAGCGCGGCGGCAAACTGCCACTCAATGAGCGCGTCAAAGCGATGCTTGAGATTTATGTGGTGTGGTTGAGAACGTGGTATCAAGGCGAGTGGTTGTTTCCGGGCTACGATGACAAGCACATCACCTCGAGGGCGATTCAAAAAATCATCAAGCGGCTTAAGCGTGATGCTGGACTTACGAAGAAAGTCACGCCACACAGCTTGAGGAAACATTTCATCAACCGGCTGCTCGACGATAAAACCGATATTCGCGTGGTGCGCTCGTTAAGTCGTCATGCCAATCTCGAAAGCCTGCATGCATATGTCGAAGAGAACGAAGGCGAAGCGGTCGCGGCGGTCGAACGATTGGGCAAGCGGTGA
- a CDS encoding M15 family metallopeptidase codes for MASRSEIDLTIKAREAWVSSAVEFREKYPNSPQPFLSCTYRSPEEQNALYAQGRTKPGKVVTNAKAGQSNHTKYPSPAFDIAFKDGAGRVHWTVDLFKLFSVIAKRNGLSWGGDWKSFKDYPHFESV; via the coding sequence ATGGCAAGCAGAAGCGAGATAGATTTGACGATTAAAGCGCGTGAGGCCTGGGTGAGTTCGGCGGTTGAATTTCGAGAGAAGTATCCGAACTCGCCACAGCCGTTTTTGAGTTGCACCTATCGAAGCCCGGAAGAGCAGAACGCGCTTTATGCTCAAGGGAGAACGAAGCCGGGCAAAGTTGTTACCAATGCGAAAGCCGGTCAATCGAATCACACCAAATATCCGAGTCCGGCTTTTGATATTGCTTTTAAGGACGGCGCGGGTCGCGTTCACTGGACGGTTGATTTATTCAAATTATTTTCGGTGATTGCAAAGCGAAACGGACTCAGTTGGGGCGGCGATTGGAAATCGTTTAAGGACTATCCACACTTTGAGAGTGTTTGA